A stretch of DNA from Anaerolineae bacterium:
AAAAGCGGCTGCTGGCTGTCTTTGCCCATCCGGACGATGAGACGTTCGGCCTTGGCCCAACCCTGTTGCATTACGCCCGCCAGGGAGTGGGGACGTATCTGATCTGCGCCACCAATGGCGATCTGGGGGATGTGCCGTCGGAATTGCTGCGCGGTTTTGCCTCGGTGGCCGATCTGCGCCTGAATGAGCTGGCCTGCGCGGCGGAGAAGTTGGGCATCCGGCGGGTCTTTACGCTGGGCTACCGCGACAGTGGCATGATGGGCGACCCGGCCAACCAGCACCCGGACAGCCTGTGGCAGGCCGATCAGGAAGCGCTGGCCGGCCAGATTGTCCGCATCATCCGGGAGGTGCGGCCACAGGTGATTGTGACGTTTGATCCGTATGGCGGTTACGGCCATCCCGATCACATTGCTATTCACCGCGCTGCGGTCCGCGCTTTCCACGAGGCGGGGGAAGCAGAACGGTATCCGGAACAGATCGCTAGCGGCCTGACACCATACCGGCCGGCCAGGTTGTACTACATGCTGATCCCGCGGGCGATGATCCGCGTTGCTGTTGCTCTGGCCCGCCTGCTGGGGCGCGATCCGCGCCGGATGGGACGCAACCGCGACCTCGATATACAGGCGATTCTGGAGGCTTCGCTGCCGATCCATACCCGGCTGGACGTACGCGCTGAGTATGACGCTGCGCTGGAAGCCTACGCCTGCC
This window harbors:
- a CDS encoding GlcNAc-PI de-N-acetylase, whose amino-acid sequence is MPEKRLLAVFAHPDDETFGLGPTLLHYARQGVGTYLICATNGDLGDVPSELLRGFASVADLRLNELACAAEKLGIRRVFTLGYRDSGMMGDPANQHPDSLWQADQEALAGQIVRIIREVRPQVIVTFDPYGGYGHPDHIAIHRAAVRAFHEAGEAERYPEQIASGLTPYRPARLYYMLIPRAMIRVAVALARLLGRDPRRMGRNRDLDIQAILEASLPIHTRLDVRAEYDAALEAYACHASQQTGGLGLPLPRIIVRQVLGWQTFHRAWPEVKDGRLVERDLFAGL